From one Streptomyces sp. 846.5 genomic stretch:
- the glpK gene encoding glycerol kinase GlpK — translation MPPQSRRTIAAVPDAGERPRGRCIAAIDQGTTSSRCIVFAADGSIVAVEQQEHRQILPRPGWVEHDAAEIWTRVRSVVTGALRRAGIGPTELSAIGITNQRETTLLWDRRTGEPVHNAIVWQDTRTEALCRQLGRNVGQDRFRRETGLPLASYFSGPKIRWLLDHVDGLRERAEAGELLFGTMDSWLIWNLTGGVDGGVHVTDVTNASRTMLMNLHTLEWDERLLESFAVPASLLPQIRSSAEVYGYAVGELAGVPVASALGDQQAALFGQTCFTEGEAKSTYGTGTFLLLNTGEKAVNSYHGLLTTVGYRIGEQKAVYALEGSIAVTGSLVQWLRDQLGLISTAAEIEELASTVQDNGGAYIVPAFSGLFAPYWRSDARGVITGLTGYVNKGHLARAVLEATAWQTREVVDAMAKDSGVTLSSLKVDGGMTANDLLMQIISDVLDAPVERPSVAETTALGAAYAAGLAVGFWPDLDALRANWHRGAEWTPRMDRETRAREQRNWLKAVERTKGWIDEDSVPGGA, via the coding sequence ATGCCTCCCCAGTCGCGCCGCACCATCGCCGCCGTTCCCGACGCCGGGGAGCGACCGCGGGGCCGCTGCATCGCCGCGATCGACCAGGGCACCACGTCGAGCCGCTGCATCGTCTTCGCCGCGGACGGTTCGATCGTGGCCGTCGAGCAGCAGGAGCACCGCCAGATCCTCCCCCGGCCCGGCTGGGTCGAGCACGATGCCGCGGAGATCTGGACCCGGGTGCGCTCGGTGGTCACCGGGGCGCTGCGGCGGGCCGGCATCGGCCCAACGGAGCTGAGCGCGATCGGGATCACCAACCAGCGTGAGACCACCCTGCTGTGGGACCGCCGCACCGGTGAGCCCGTGCACAACGCCATCGTCTGGCAGGACACCAGGACCGAGGCGCTCTGTCGGCAGCTGGGCCGCAACGTCGGCCAGGACCGCTTCCGCCGGGAGACCGGGCTGCCGCTGGCGAGTTACTTCTCCGGGCCGAAGATCCGCTGGCTGCTGGACCACGTCGACGGGCTGCGCGAGCGCGCCGAGGCCGGGGAACTGCTCTTCGGCACCATGGACAGCTGGCTGATCTGGAACCTCACCGGCGGCGTCGACGGCGGGGTGCACGTCACCGACGTCACCAACGCCTCCCGCACCATGCTGATGAATCTGCACACCCTGGAATGGGACGAGCGGCTGCTGGAGTCCTTCGCCGTCCCGGCCTCGCTGCTGCCGCAGATCCGTTCCTCGGCCGAGGTGTACGGGTACGCGGTGGGCGAACTGGCGGGCGTGCCGGTGGCGTCGGCGCTGGGCGACCAGCAGGCGGCGCTGTTCGGGCAGACCTGCTTCACCGAGGGCGAGGCCAAGAGCACCTACGGCACCGGCACCTTCCTGCTGCTCAACACCGGCGAGAAGGCCGTCAACTCCTACCACGGGCTGCTGACCACGGTCGGCTACCGGATCGGCGAGCAGAAAGCGGTGTACGCGTTGGAGGGCTCGATCGCGGTCACCGGGTCGCTGGTGCAGTGGCTGCGCGACCAGCTGGGGCTCATCTCGACCGCCGCCGAGATCGAGGAGTTGGCCTCGACGGTGCAGGACAACGGTGGCGCGTACATCGTGCCGGCCTTCTCCGGGCTGTTCGCACCCTACTGGCGGTCCGATGCACGGGGCGTGATCACCGGGCTGACCGGCTATGTGAACAAGGGTCATCTGGCCCGGGCCGTGCTGGAGGCCACGGCCTGGCAGACCCGCGAGGTCGTCGACGCCATGGCCAAGGACTCCGGGGTGACCCTCAGTTCGCTCAAGGTGGACGGCGGGATGACCGCCAACGACCTGCTGATGCAGATCATTTCGGATGTCCTGGACGCTCCGGTGGAGCGGCCGTCGGTGGCGGAGACCACGGCGCTGGGCGCCGCCTACGCGGCCGGCCTCGCGGTCGGCTTCTGGCCGGACCTGGACGCGCTGCGGGCCAACTGGCACCGCGGTGCGGAGTGGACGCCCCGGATGGACCGGGAGACCCGGGCGCGCGAGCAGCGCAACTGGCTGAAGGCCGTGGAGCGTACTAAAGGGTGGATCGACGAGGACTCGGTCCCGGGCGGGGCATGA
- a CDS encoding SDR family oxidoreductase, which produces MSERVVIVGGTSGIGLAAAELLRDRGYRVVVAGRNAERLEAALKVLGEEVEGRILDGSDEGQLAAFFAEVGPFDHLVVTLTARGGVTSLLDLTGADLRRHSEGKLIPQLLTVKAALGTLRGDGSVTLVGAVSSQLSAAGLVVLGSSNAGVEAASRILAAELAPRRVNAVSPGVIDTPWWDWVPEEGREGALTGACAGTPVGRPGRPEEVAHAIAFLVENTYTTGIVLPVDGGARLAS; this is translated from the coding sequence ATGTCTGAACGTGTTGTGATCGTCGGCGGGACCTCCGGGATCGGCCTGGCCGCGGCCGAGCTGCTGCGGGACCGGGGTTACCGGGTCGTCGTCGCCGGACGGAACGCCGAGCGTCTGGAGGCGGCGCTGAAGGTGCTCGGCGAGGAGGTCGAGGGGCGGATCCTGGACGGCTCCGACGAGGGGCAGTTGGCTGCGTTCTTCGCCGAGGTGGGCCCGTTCGACCACCTCGTCGTCACCCTCACGGCCAGGGGCGGGGTCACCTCGCTGCTCGACCTGACCGGCGCAGACCTGCGCCGGCACAGCGAGGGCAAGCTCATCCCGCAGTTGCTGACGGTGAAGGCCGCACTGGGAACGCTGCGCGGGGACGGATCGGTGACCCTGGTCGGAGCGGTGAGCTCGCAGCTCAGCGCGGCCGGGCTGGTCGTACTCGGCTCCTCGAACGCGGGTGTGGAGGCAGCCTCCAGGATCCTGGCGGCGGAGCTGGCCCCGCGCCGGGTGAACGCGGTCTCCCCCGGGGTCATCGACACCCCCTGGTGGGACTGGGTCCCCGAGGAGGGCAGGGAGGGCGCACTGACCGGCGCCTGCGCCGGCACGCCGGTCGGGCGGCCGGGGCGGCCCGAGGAGGTGGCGCACGCCATCGCCTTCCTGGTGGAGAACACCTACACCACCGGCATCGTGCTGCCGGTGGACGGCGGGGCACGACTGGCCTCCTGA
- a CDS encoding TetR/AcrR family transcriptional regulator: MNQTTPAPQGRPRSESARRAILDAALALAARDGYTAVTIKGIAEAAGVGRQTVYRWWPTRGAVLIEALAEIGAAHVLPEPSGDPRADLRLFLDQTFALAVEVPVANVLLGITADAVSDPALAAVRRGYISGRRDLLREALERCDRAWAVPVDTLVDLAFGAMWYRLMNEHAPVGPQLTEELMVVVDALAR, encoded by the coding sequence ATGAACCAGACCACCCCCGCACCCCAGGGGCGCCCCCGCAGCGAGAGCGCCCGCCGGGCGATCCTCGACGCGGCCCTGGCGCTCGCGGCTCGCGACGGCTACACCGCGGTCACCATCAAGGGCATCGCCGAAGCCGCCGGCGTGGGTCGGCAGACCGTCTACCGCTGGTGGCCGACCCGGGGGGCGGTTCTGATCGAGGCGCTGGCCGAGATCGGCGCGGCCCACGTCCTGCCCGAACCCTCCGGCGACCCGCGCGCGGACCTGCGGCTCTTCCTGGACCAGACCTTCGCGTTGGCCGTCGAGGTGCCCGTCGCCAATGTCCTGCTCGGCATCACCGCCGATGCCGTGAGCGATCCCGCGCTGGCCGCCGTCCGGCGCGGCTACATCTCCGGCCGTCGCGATCTGCTGCGCGAGGCCCTGGAACGCTGCGACCGCGCCTGGGCGGTGCCGGTGGACACCCTGGTCGACCTGGCCTTCGGCGCCATGTGGTATCGGCTGATGAACGAACACGCCCCGGTAGGGCCACAGTTGACGGAGGAACTGATGGTGGTGGTGGACGCGCTGGCCCGGTAG
- a CDS encoding NUDIX domain-containing protein, translating to MSPQDQPPQADRSEQDWLAAYDPRAFAPVAVTVDVVVLTLRQGRLHVLLVRRAGPPYKGCWALPGGFVRAGKEDLDQAAARELAEETGVDTAALRRVHLEQLGSYGAPARDPRMHVVSVAYLAFAPDLPDPQAGTDAAAAAWVPLGGTDPTAGPHRGGPSSRTDPAGHPLAFDHAVILAEALERARSKLEYTPLATAFLGPEFTISELRSVYEEIWGEKLHAGNFHRKVLSVPGFVESTGGTATRAGSKGGPRARLYRTGDARLLHPALLRPDREEADR from the coding sequence ATGTCCCCGCAGGACCAGCCGCCGCAGGCCGACCGGTCCGAGCAGGACTGGCTCGCGGCCTACGACCCCCGGGCCTTCGCCCCGGTCGCGGTCACCGTGGACGTGGTCGTTCTGACGCTGCGCCAGGGCCGGTTGCATGTGCTGCTGGTCCGGCGCGCAGGCCCGCCGTACAAGGGCTGCTGGGCACTGCCCGGCGGTTTCGTCCGAGCCGGAAAGGAGGACCTCGACCAGGCCGCGGCCCGCGAGCTCGCCGAGGAGACCGGAGTCGACACCGCCGCCCTGCGGCGGGTCCACCTGGAACAGCTCGGCTCCTACGGCGCTCCCGCCCGCGATCCGCGGATGCACGTCGTCTCCGTGGCCTACCTCGCCTTCGCCCCCGACCTGCCCGACCCGCAGGCGGGCACCGACGCGGCAGCGGCCGCCTGGGTACCGCTCGGCGGGACCGATCCGACTGCCGGACCCCACAGGGGAGGGCCCAGCAGCCGGACCGATCCCGCCGGGCACCCGCTGGCCTTCGACCACGCGGTGATCCTCGCCGAGGCCCTGGAGCGGGCCCGGTCCAAACTCGAGTACACCCCGCTGGCCACGGCCTTCCTCGGTCCCGAGTTCACCATCTCCGAACTGCGCTCGGTCTACGAGGAGATCTGGGGGGAGAAGCTCCACGCGGGCAACTTCCACCGCAAGGTCCTCTCCGTCCCCGGCTTCGTCGAGAGCACCGGCGGGACCGCGACCCGGGCAGGCAGCAAGGGCGGCCCCCGGGCCCGCCTCTACCGCACCGGCGACGCCCGACTGCTCCACCCCGCAC